DNA sequence from the Pedobacter schmidteae genome:
GTAAAGGCTCAACATCTGTGAGCACAAAACTAAAATCTGGCCAATGCTCTAATTCCCAATTGTATTTCATGAGCCGATTAAAATTACTAATCGGCTCAAATATAGTAAAAATATGAGCCGATTAAATGTTTTAACCGGCTCATAACAATATCCCTTCTTTAGTGTTATATTGCTGTATCCTTTGCTACGCAATATGCTAAAGAAAGCTGACCATAGTAAAAATATCGTAATTGCTGGCGGTGGCTTAGCTGGACTCACCTGTGCCTTGCACTTGCTAAAGGAAGGTTTTGAAGTCACGCTGATTGAAAAAAACACCTACCCCCACCATAAAGTTTGCGGCGAATATGTATCCAACGAAGTATTGCCCTATTTACAATGGCTGGACGCCGACCCACATCAATTGCACCCCGTACCCATTACACGTTTGTCCGTATCTTCATTAAGCGGACAAGTACTGGGTTGTACCCTACCCCTGGGTGGCTTTGGAATCAGCCGTTATACCCTGGATAACTTTTTATTCGAAAAAGCCCGGCAAAGGGGTTGCATTTTGATAACTGATCTGGTAACCGACATCAGCTTCAAAAACGATCAGTTTGAGGTACTTACCGCCAGCAATGGAACCTTTAAGGCAAAACTGGTTATTGGGGCCTTTGGTAAAAGAACGGCCCTGGACCAAAAGCTATCGCGCAGCTTTATGCAACGAAAATCGCCCTGGCTGGCAGTAAAAGCACATTATACTGGCATCATACCCAGCGACATGGTACAACTACACAATTTTGCAGGAGGCTACTGTGGTGTATCTGCCATAGAAAACGAACAGATCAACATCTGCTACCTGGCCGATTATGAAAGTTTCAAGGCCTATCATAACCTGCAGGACTTTCAGCAAAAGGTATTGTATGCCAATCCGCTGCTGCAAAAGATTTTTGAAGAAAGCACCATGCTTTTTGAACAGCCCCTCACCATCAGCCAGGTCTCTTTTGCTAAAAAGGAATTGGTGAGCAACCATGTGCTAATGATTGGTGATACCGCCGGACTCATTCATCCACTTTGTGGTAACGGAATGGCCATGGCTATACATAGTGCGAAAATATGTGCCGAATTGAGTATCGACTATCTGAACGGGAAGCTGATATCCAGAGCAGCACTGGAAAAGCAATATGCTGCAAGTTGGAATGCCTGTTTTAGAAGACGCCTGCTTATGGGACGCTTACTTGCCGGAATGGTTAGAGGGGACGAAATATTCAGCCCTATGCAGCACCTGCTGACTAATTTTCCATCGGCACTGCCTTTAATTGTTAAAATGACCCACGGAAAACCAATCTTATGCGATTAGATACCAGCCGGAGAAGCAACTCGCCAGAAATAATGGACGACTTCAATTTAGAAGGTGAAATACTAAGGGATGCCCTGAATAAGATTGCTTACATTAACAAACTACTGGGCGGCAATAAGGTAACTATGGATGGCTTAAAGTGGCTGCTGAAAACAAAACTGCAACATCAACCAGCCAATAGCGAAATTACCATACTGGATGTAGGTTGTGGCAATGGCGATATGCTGAGGACCCTGGCCAGATATGCCGAAAAGCAACAACTCAATTTTAAACTGCAGGGGATAGATGCCAATGCATTTACCATCCGCCATGCACAAGAACTGTCAACCGAATATCCCAATATCAGCTACAGTTGCGCAAATATATTCGAAGAAATTAAACAACCCCGGCAATATGATGTTATCCTTTGTACATTGACTTTACACCATTTTGAGGACGATGATATCATTACACTTATGAAGGGCTTTAAAACACAATCCGCATTGGGTATTGTCATCAACGATTTGCACAGAAGTAAACTGGCCCATCGTCTTTTTGCTGCCCTATGTGTTGTATTCAGGCTCAATCATATGTCGCGTGAGGATGGCCTGATCTCAATTTTAAGGGGGTTTAAAAAAGAGGAACTGGAAAGATTTTCCAGACAGCTGAATTTTAATACCTATATACTGAACTGGAGGTGGGCATTCCGTTACCAATGGATAATACCAAGCACATGAGCGTAAAGATCAGCACTGTGGCCACATTAGCACCACAATATTCGCGAACAACAGCCGAAATTATCCCCTTTCTGACCCATTGGTTAAAAGACCAGGAACCTCGATTTGTAAAAAAAGTAAAGAAAATATTTGAACAGGCAGCGGTAGAAAAAAGATACTCCATCATGTCGCCCGAGGAGGTGTTTACCCGGACTTCCTTTGAAGAAAAAAATAACATTTACATTAGGGAAGGCACTAAACTGGGGATAGGCTGCCTGCAGCTGGCGCTGAAAAAAGCAAACTGGCAGGCGCATCAGTTGGATTACATCATTACGGTTAGCTGTACAGGTATCATGATCCCATCCATGGATGCCTACATCATCAATAGCTTAAACCTGCGGCAAGATATTGTACGCCTGCCGGTAACAGAAATGGGCTGCGCAGCAGGTATATCGGGAATGATTTATGCCAAAAACTTTTTGAAAGCCAATCCTGGAAAACGAGCCGCCGTAATTGCTGTTGAATCGCCTACTGCGACTTTTCAGCTCGATGATTTTTCGATGGCCAACATCATAAGCGCTGCCATTTTTGGCGACGGGGCCGCCTGCGTTCTACTCTCCTCGGCAGAAGAAGACCATGGCCCCGAAATGCTGGCCGAAGAAATGTACCACTTTTACAACGCTACTCCAATGATGGGTTTTAACCTGACCAACAAAGGCTTACAAATGGTACTGGATGTAAATGTACCCGAAAATATTGAACAGCATTTTCCGGATATCATCCATCCTTTTCTGAAAAAAAATGGACTCAGTATAGACAACATCAACCACCTGATTTTTCATCCGGGCGGAAAAAAAATTATTGATACAGTTGAGAGCTTATTTGGTAAATTAGGCAAAAATATAAACGAAACTAAAAACATTTTAAAAGCATACGGAAACATGTCCAGCGCCACTGTACTTTATGTACTGGAAAGGTATATGGAACGACCACTGGAAAGTGGCGAACTGGGATTGATGCTCAGCTTCGGCCCCGGTTTTTCGGCCCAAAGGGTGCTTTTAAAATGGTAAAACAATTAAAGACAATAAAATGAACAAAGCAGAGATCCTATCCCACTTACCTTACACAAAGCCTTTTTTATTTGTAGATGACCTGGAAGATATTAACGAAAATGGAGTGAAAGGCACTTATACA
Encoded proteins:
- a CDS encoding NAD(P)/FAD-dependent oxidoreductase, which gives rise to MLKKADHSKNIVIAGGGLAGLTCALHLLKEGFEVTLIEKNTYPHHKVCGEYVSNEVLPYLQWLDADPHQLHPVPITRLSVSSLSGQVLGCTLPLGGFGISRYTLDNFLFEKARQRGCILITDLVTDISFKNDQFEVLTASNGTFKAKLVIGAFGKRTALDQKLSRSFMQRKSPWLAVKAHYTGIIPSDMVQLHNFAGGYCGVSAIENEQINICYLADYESFKAYHNLQDFQQKVLYANPLLQKIFEESTMLFEQPLTISQVSFAKKELVSNHVLMIGDTAGLIHPLCGNGMAMAIHSAKICAELSIDYLNGKLISRAALEKQYAASWNACFRRRLLMGRLLAGMVRGDEIFSPMQHLLTNFPSALPLIVKMTHGKPILCD
- a CDS encoding methyltransferase domain-containing protein, translated to MRLDTSRRSNSPEIMDDFNLEGEILRDALNKIAYINKLLGGNKVTMDGLKWLLKTKLQHQPANSEITILDVGCGNGDMLRTLARYAEKQQLNFKLQGIDANAFTIRHAQELSTEYPNISYSCANIFEEIKQPRQYDVILCTLTLHHFEDDDIITLMKGFKTQSALGIVINDLHRSKLAHRLFAALCVVFRLNHMSREDGLISILRGFKKEELERFSRQLNFNTYILNWRWAFRYQWIIPST
- a CDS encoding type III polyketide synthase, yielding MSVKISTVATLAPQYSRTTAEIIPFLTHWLKDQEPRFVKKVKKIFEQAAVEKRYSIMSPEEVFTRTSFEEKNNIYIREGTKLGIGCLQLALKKANWQAHQLDYIITVSCTGIMIPSMDAYIINSLNLRQDIVRLPVTEMGCAAGISGMIYAKNFLKANPGKRAAVIAVESPTATFQLDDFSMANIISAAIFGDGAACVLLSSAEEDHGPEMLAEEMYHFYNATPMMGFNLTNKGLQMVLDVNVPENIEQHFPDIIHPFLKKNGLSIDNINHLIFHPGGKKIIDTVESLFGKLGKNINETKNILKAYGNMSSATVLYVLERYMERPLESGELGLMLSFGPGFSAQRVLLKW